A window from Staphylococcus succinus encodes these proteins:
- the argB gene encoding acetylglutamate kinase → MSYIVIKIGGSTLTHLHDSTIEDIAALKQQGYHPIIVHGGGPFINEALAQRNVDPMFQDGLRVTTSEVLDVTSQTLIGKVNPELVSKLNRTTLQSIGINGLDAKIFDIQPLDKKYGYVGEPVDIDTNVISVLGESFVPVIASIGIKQDSGQLYNINADTLAYKIAQALNAPIYLLSDIPGVLIDNKVQSILNAERINQYIDQELIYGGMIPKVQDAIQAIELGCQKVVIAAGNEPHIIQKLQSGQNVGTTIQQ, encoded by the coding sequence ATGAGTTATATTGTAATTAAAATAGGTGGTAGCACATTGACACATTTGCATGATTCTACCATTGAAGATATCGCAGCATTAAAACAACAAGGTTATCACCCTATTATTGTACACGGCGGAGGTCCTTTTATTAATGAAGCATTGGCACAACGAAATGTGGATCCAATGTTTCAAGATGGCTTAAGAGTAACTACAAGTGAGGTACTCGATGTAACTAGTCAGACTTTAATAGGTAAAGTGAATCCTGAACTTGTGAGTAAACTAAACCGAACAACATTACAAAGTATCGGTATCAATGGTTTAGATGCGAAAATTTTTGATATCCAACCTTTGGATAAAAAATATGGTTACGTGGGAGAACCTGTAGATATAGATACAAACGTCATCTCTGTATTGGGTGAAAGTTTTGTACCTGTCATTGCTTCAATAGGCATTAAACAAGATAGTGGCCAGTTGTATAATATCAATGCTGATACATTGGCTTATAAAATAGCGCAAGCCTTGAATGCACCCATTTATCTACTTAGTGATATCCCGGGCGTGTTGATTGATAATAAAGTACAATCAATACTAAATGCAGAGCGCATTAACCAATACATTGATCAAGAATTGATTTATGGTGGAATGATTCCTAAAGTACAAGATGCCATTCAAGCCATTGAGCTAGGATGCCAAAAAGTAGTAATCGCTGCGGGCAATGAACCACATATTATTCAGAAACTCCAAAGCGGTCAAAATGTTGGTACAACGATTCAACAATAG
- a CDS encoding ArgE/DapE family deacylase: MSTFSNEEKVQILSDIVEMNTVNDNEIEVCEYFQKLFAQHGIESTIDKVDDRRANLIAEIGEGSPVIGISGHMDVVSEGNRDQWTYDPFKLTEDNGYLYGRGAADMKSGLAAFAIALIEIKNSNALKKGRIKFLATTGEEMEQLGSQSLYEKGYMDDVDALVIAEPCQDMLVYAHKGSMDYRIKSTGRSAHSSMPILGVNAIKPLIEFIQDIDESYAKISKEVKGESLDFTNLLQKFSSALPSSMDQNEIEDVLKGLVISNTLIKGGVQVNSVPEEADADFNIRTIPEYDNDKVKALFDEMIEKHNNQGADLESDLYLDLEPVLTTGKNSLIDTAKVIGDRTFNKDLLAAPIGGVTDASNLLRGKDESFPFLVFGPGSEPHQVNERVEKDMYLKFIDFYIELLTTYSENHSV; the protein is encoded by the coding sequence ATGAGCACATTTTCAAATGAGGAAAAAGTGCAAATCTTATCAGATATTGTAGAAATGAATACAGTAAATGATAATGAAATTGAAGTTTGCGAATACTTCCAAAAATTATTTGCACAACACGGTATCGAGTCAACAATAGATAAAGTAGATGACCGTCGCGCTAACTTAATTGCAGAAATCGGTGAAGGTAGCCCAGTTATAGGTATTTCTGGACATATGGATGTTGTATCAGAAGGTAATCGTGATCAATGGACTTATGATCCATTTAAACTTACTGAAGATAACGGCTACCTATATGGTCGAGGTGCAGCTGATATGAAATCAGGTCTTGCAGCATTTGCAATTGCTTTAATCGAGATTAAAAATTCTAATGCCCTTAAAAAAGGACGCATTAAGTTTTTAGCTACAACTGGTGAAGAAATGGAGCAATTAGGTTCTCAAAGTCTATATGAAAAAGGTTATATGGATGATGTAGACGCACTTGTAATTGCTGAACCATGCCAAGATATGCTTGTCTATGCACACAAAGGTTCTATGGATTATCGCATCAAGTCAACTGGTAGATCTGCACATAGTTCAATGCCTATTCTTGGCGTTAATGCGATTAAACCACTTATTGAGTTTATCCAAGATATTGACGAATCTTATGCCAAAATTTCTAAAGAAGTTAAAGGTGAATCTTTAGATTTCACGAACTTATTACAAAAATTCAGCAGTGCTTTACCATCTTCAATGGATCAAAATGAAATTGAAGACGTACTAAAAGGTTTAGTTATCAGTAACACTTTAATTAAAGGTGGCGTACAGGTGAATTCTGTTCCTGAAGAAGCAGATGCAGACTTCAATATTCGTACAATTCCTGAATACGATAATGATAAAGTGAAAGCTTTATTTGACGAAATGATTGAAAAACACAATAACCAAGGTGCAGACTTAGAAAGTGACTTATACTTAGATTTAGAACCTGTACTTACAACTGGTAAGAACAGCTTAATTGACACAGCCAAAGTCATTGGTGACCGCACATTTAACAAAGATTTACTTGCTGCTCCAATCGGAGGCGTAACAGATGCTTCTAACTTACTTCGCGGTAAAGATGAATCTTTCCCATTCCTAGTATTTGGCCCTGGTAGTGAGCCACACCAAGTGAATGAACGTGTAGAAAAAGACATGTATTTAAAATTCATTGATTTTTACATCGAATTATTAACAACTTATTCTGAAAATCATTCAGTATAG
- the ssuE gene encoding NADPH-dependent FMN reductase: MAKVAIIAGGNKIQSRLTGVVEYAKNYLDYVDIETNVIHVHQLNAQALITADFSDSTINKAHEIIAESDGIIIVSPVFKAAYSGIVKTYLDLLPRDAFRGKTVLPLALGGTFAHVLAIQYSLDPVIKELGADTIHKGRFILDQHIFTNKDGTYEYDDEARNGLDKTLKKFVSDKSQVQG, from the coding sequence ATGGCAAAAGTAGCAATTATTGCAGGGGGAAATAAAATTCAATCTCGTTTAACCGGTGTGGTAGAATATGCTAAAAATTATTTGGATTATGTAGATATCGAAACAAATGTGATACATGTGCACCAATTGAATGCGCAAGCTTTAATTACAGCTGATTTTAGTGATTCAACAATTAATAAAGCGCATGAAATTATTGCAGAATCAGATGGTATCATTATTGTTTCACCTGTATTTAAAGCAGCGTATTCAGGTATTGTAAAAACGTATTTAGATTTGTTACCACGTGATGCATTTAGAGGGAAGACAGTGTTACCTTTAGCGTTAGGTGGAACATTTGCACATGTATTAGCAATTCAATATAGTTTAGATCCAGTTATTAAAGAATTAGGTGCAGATACGATTCATAAAGGTAGATTTATATTAGATCAACATATCTTTACCAACAAGGATGGCACATACGAATATGATGATGAAGCGAGAAATGGATTAGATAAGACATTAAAGAAATTTGTCAGTGATAAATCACAAGTACAAGGTTAA
- a CDS encoding MFS transporter, producing the protein MNGKLAKMGMPPTLLWGYIGVLIFMMGDGLELAWISPYLHDHGLSVQQTAILTTCYGVTIAIGSWLSGVLVEIIGPRKVMLIGTGLYIIGHIIFVGFAIPSMNYGLMIPSYAIRGFGYPLFAYSFLVWVAYRSPQKRLGAAVGWFWFVFTGGLSVLGSFYSSMAIQLFGHFFTLWTAIVWVLIGTFLAVFVNRDQFEIEDKGHGFKEHLKEMSAGITILRREPRVAVACIVRIINQAAQYAFPLFLPIYLASKGIATTTWLNIWGTIFIANIIFNLIFGALSDKIGWKNTISYIGGIGCAVFTLGLYFVPELFTGNVFVVGTVGFLWGMCLAGFVPISALVPSLVKDGDKGPAMAILNLGAGLCVFAGPGLVALFYDSIGVQGMMYLIFGLYVASAIMTRFLKTPEERARVKKQEAI; encoded by the coding sequence ATGAATGGAAAATTGGCTAAGATGGGGATGCCACCAACTTTATTATGGGGGTATATTGGCGTACTTATATTTATGATGGGCGATGGTTTAGAGCTTGCTTGGATCAGCCCATACTTACATGATCACGGTTTATCAGTGCAACAAACAGCAATTTTAACTACTTGTTATGGTGTGACAATTGCAATAGGTTCATGGCTTTCGGGTGTACTTGTTGAAATTATTGGACCGCGAAAAGTGATGTTAATAGGGACAGGGTTATATATTATTGGTCACATAATATTTGTTGGGTTTGCAATTCCTTCAATGAATTATGGCTTGATGATTCCTTCATATGCAATACGAGGTTTTGGTTATCCATTATTTGCATATTCATTTTTAGTATGGGTTGCATATCGCTCTCCACAAAAAAGGTTGGGGGCGGCTGTTGGTTGGTTCTGGTTTGTATTCACCGGAGGATTGAGTGTGTTAGGTTCTTTCTATTCATCAATGGCTATACAATTGTTCGGTCATTTCTTTACACTGTGGACTGCGATTGTATGGGTTCTTATAGGAACATTCTTGGCAGTATTTGTAAATAGAGATCAATTTGAAATTGAAGATAAAGGACATGGTTTCAAAGAACATTTAAAAGAAATGAGTGCAGGTATTACAATTTTAAGAAGAGAACCACGCGTAGCAGTGGCATGTATTGTACGAATCATCAATCAGGCTGCCCAATATGCTTTTCCATTATTTTTACCGATATATTTGGCATCAAAGGGTATTGCTACTACCACATGGTTAAATATATGGGGAACAATTTTTATAGCAAATATCATATTTAATTTAATATTTGGAGCATTGAGTGATAAAATTGGTTGGAAAAATACGATATCATATATTGGTGGAATTGGATGTGCAGTGTTTACATTAGGTTTGTATTTTGTCCCAGAACTTTTTACAGGTAATGTATTTGTAGTAGGAACGGTCGGATTTTTATGGGGAATGTGTTTAGCAGGATTTGTGCCGATTTCTGCACTTGTACCATCACTTGTTAAAGATGGCGACAAAGGGCCAGCGATGGCTATATTAAATTTAGGGGCTGGTTTATGTGTGTTCGCTGGGCCAGGTCTCGTTGCATTATTTTATGATAGTATTGGCGTTCAAGGCATGATGTATTTAATTTTTGGACTGTATGTAGCGAGTGCAATTATGACTCGATTTTTAAAAACACCTGAAGAACGTGCAAGGGTCAAAAAGCAAGAAGCGATATAG
- the argF gene encoding ornithine carbamoyltransferase yields MGAYTTALNKLQSFKGKHFLKTCDFSTDELNTLIDFTGELKEKKKRGIPHPYLKGKNLALLFEKPSTRTRSAFSVAAYDLGAYPEYFGQGDIHLGVKESTADTAKVLGSMYDGIEFRGFHQKDVESLAENANVPVWNGLTNEWHPTQMIADFYTLKENWGTLKGKTLTYVGDARNNVAHDLLVTGAILGVNVHIAAPKSLQPDEAIQALAKQYAEQSESEILITDDVQQATYQTDAIYTDVWFSMGEDQSVLEPRINQLLPYQVNESMLLNTMNSDVIVLHCLPAFHDVNTEVGQQIYETYGLSEMEITDDVFKGNHSVVFDQAENRLHSIKAIMSVTLGDIF; encoded by the coding sequence ATTGGGGCGTACACAACAGCATTAAACAAGTTACAGAGTTTTAAAGGTAAGCATTTTTTGAAAACATGTGATTTTTCAACAGACGAATTAAATACATTAATTGACTTTACTGGTGAATTAAAAGAGAAGAAAAAGCGTGGTATTCCACATCCATATTTAAAAGGGAAAAACTTAGCACTGCTATTTGAAAAGCCATCTACAAGAACACGCTCAGCATTTAGTGTAGCTGCATATGACTTAGGTGCTTATCCAGAATATTTTGGTCAAGGTGATATCCATTTAGGTGTAAAAGAATCGACTGCAGATACTGCCAAAGTGTTAGGCAGTATGTATGATGGAATTGAATTTAGAGGTTTTCATCAAAAAGATGTAGAATCTTTGGCAGAAAATGCAAATGTCCCAGTATGGAATGGCTTAACCAATGAATGGCATCCAACGCAAATGATTGCGGATTTCTATACATTGAAAGAAAATTGGGGAACATTAAAAGGAAAAACGTTAACTTATGTCGGAGATGCTAGAAATAATGTAGCACATGACTTATTAGTTACTGGTGCTATACTGGGTGTTAATGTGCATATAGCTGCGCCTAAGTCTTTACAGCCTGATGAAGCTATTCAAGCATTAGCAAAGCAGTATGCCGAACAGTCCGAAAGTGAGATATTAATCACTGATGATGTTCAACAAGCGACGTATCAAACAGATGCCATTTATACAGATGTGTGGTTTTCAATGGGTGAAGACCAATCTGTGTTGGAACCACGTATTAATCAATTATTGCCCTATCAAGTTAATGAATCTATGTTATTGAATACAATGAATTCTGATGTGATTGTATTGCATTGTCTGCCAGCTTTTCATGATGTGAATACAGAAGTAGGACAACAAATATATGAAACATATGGTTTATCAGAAATGGAAATTACAGATGATGTGTTCAAAGGAAATCACTCAGTAGTATTTGATCAAGCTGAAAATAGATTACATTCTATAAAAGCAATCATGTCTGTAACATTAGGCGATATATTTTAA
- a CDS encoding PTS transporter subunit EIIC: MSKLFDKAQQFGKSFMLPIAILPAAGLLLGIGGALSNPNTIKAYPMLDIALLQNIFILMSSAGNIVFQNLPIIFAVGVAIGLAKQDKGTAGLAAMLGFLIMNASMNGLLTITDTIAKNNLAEEGQSMVLGIQTVETGVFGGIITGVMTASLHNKFHKITLPTYLGFFGGSRFVPIITALASILLGVCMFFIWPTIQGWIFGVGGLVEKTGIIGTFFFGFILRLLGPFGLHHIFYLPFWQTALGGSIEVKGHIVQGTQNIFFAQLGDPDVTKYYEGVSRYMSGRFITMMFGLCGAALAIYHTAKPEHKKVVGGLMLSAALTSFLTGITEPLEFSFLFVAPILYIIHAFLDGLAFMMADIFNITIGQTFSGGFIDFLLFGLLQGNAKTNFIWILPIGVVWFIVYYGIFRYLITKFNFKTPGRESEEVLQTVDKNERAETIIKGLGGIDNIELVDCCATRLRVSLKSNEAVDKKLLESTEARGVIQKGNGVQIIYGPHVTTIKNEVEAFIEYQRS; encoded by the coding sequence ATGAGTAAATTGTTTGATAAAGCGCAACAATTTGGTAAATCTTTTATGTTACCTATAGCAATTTTACCGGCAGCAGGTCTATTATTAGGCATCGGAGGAGCATTAAGTAATCCCAATACAATTAAAGCATATCCGATGTTAGATATAGCATTATTGCAAAATATATTTATTTTAATGTCATCTGCTGGTAATATTGTCTTCCAAAATTTACCGATTATATTTGCTGTTGGTGTGGCAATAGGATTAGCGAAACAAGATAAAGGGACAGCGGGATTGGCAGCGATGCTAGGTTTTCTAATCATGAATGCTTCAATGAACGGCTTATTGACTATTACCGACACGATAGCTAAAAATAATTTAGCAGAAGAAGGACAAAGCATGGTTTTAGGTATACAAACTGTTGAAACAGGTGTGTTTGGTGGGATTATTACAGGAGTAATGACCGCAAGCTTGCACAATAAATTTCATAAGATCACGCTACCTACTTATTTAGGGTTTTTTGGGGGTTCTCGATTCGTACCTATTATTACAGCTTTAGCTTCAATATTATTAGGTGTATGTATGTTTTTTATATGGCCGACAATACAAGGATGGATATTTGGTGTAGGTGGTTTAGTTGAGAAAACAGGAATCATTGGTACTTTTTTCTTTGGTTTTATTTTAAGATTATTAGGACCTTTTGGATTACACCATATTTTCTATTTGCCATTTTGGCAGACTGCACTCGGCGGCTCAATAGAGGTGAAAGGACATATTGTTCAAGGGACACAGAATATCTTTTTTGCACAATTGGGAGATCCAGATGTTACAAAATACTACGAAGGTGTTTCTAGATATATGTCAGGTAGATTTATTACTATGATGTTTGGCCTGTGTGGTGCGGCATTAGCAATTTATCATACTGCTAAACCAGAACATAAAAAAGTCGTTGGTGGGCTAATGCTATCCGCAGCATTAACATCATTTTTAACCGGTATTACAGAACCGTTGGAGTTTAGCTTTTTATTTGTAGCACCAATTCTGTATATTATTCATGCGTTTCTAGATGGTTTAGCTTTTATGATGGCTGATATTTTTAACATTACAATTGGCCAAACATTTAGTGGTGGTTTTATTGATTTCTTACTATTTGGCTTACTTCAAGGGAATGCGAAAACGAACTTTATTTGGATCCTTCCTATAGGTGTGGTTTGGTTCATAGTGTACTATGGCATTTTTAGATATTTAATAACGAAATTCAACTTTAAAACACCAGGACGTGAATCTGAAGAAGTGCTACAAACCGTAGACAAAAATGAACGAGCAGAAACAATTATTAAAGGGCTCGGTGGTATAGATAATATAGAGCTTGTTGACTGTTGTGCAACAAGATTAAGGGTTTCTTTAAAATCAAATGAAGCAGTTGATAAGAAGTTGTTAGAATCGACAGAGGCGCGTGGTGTGATTCAAAAGGGAAATGGTGTTCAGATTATCTATGGTCCCCATGTAACAACTATCAAAAATGAAGTCGAAGCTTTCATAGAGTATCAACGTTCATAA
- the nagB gene encoding glucosamine-6-phosphate deaminase gives MNILNLKNRTIASQYVATELIKVMKARPNAVLGLATGSTMTDVYRYLVTLINANDMELNSIVTFNLDEYIGLAPDHKQSYYTYMHQHLFNHHKDWNKSNIYVPNGIAKDLQRACSDYEQALRNQGPADIQILGIGENGHIGFNEPYSPFDSQTRVVDLTASTINANSYHFSHIEDVPKQAISMGLDSIMSAKRIILLALGSRKKDIVKQLIEGQISEKLPASILHRHDNVEIIVDDEAYGANN, from the coding sequence ATGAATATTTTAAATTTAAAAAATCGTACAATTGCAAGCCAGTATGTTGCTACGGAACTCATAAAGGTAATGAAAGCAAGGCCGAATGCAGTATTAGGGTTGGCAACGGGAAGTACGATGACGGATGTTTATCGATATTTAGTCACATTGATTAACGCTAATGATATGGAATTAAATAGTATCGTGACTTTTAACTTAGATGAGTATATTGGTTTGGCTCCAGATCACAAACAAAGTTATTATACGTACATGCATCAGCATTTATTTAATCATCATAAAGATTGGAATAAAAGTAATATTTACGTACCTAATGGTATTGCTAAAGATTTACAACGTGCTTGTTCTGATTATGAACAAGCACTACGAAATCAAGGGCCGGCAGATATACAAATTTTAGGTATTGGTGAAAATGGTCATATAGGATTTAATGAACCATATTCTCCATTCGATAGTCAAACGAGGGTCGTAGATTTAACAGCCTCTACAATCAATGCTAACAGTTATCATTTTAGCCATATTGAAGATGTGCCTAAACAAGCAATATCAATGGGGTTAGATTCCATTATGAGTGCTAAACGAATCATTTTATTAGCTTTAGGTAGCCGTAAGAAAGATATTGTCAAACAGCTGATAGAAGGTCAAATATCAGAAAAGTTACCTGCTTCAATATTACATCGCCATGATAATGTTGAAATTATTGTTGATGATGAGGCATATGGAGCAAATAATTAA
- the bioB gene encoding biotin synthase BioB: protein MKIASRILEGESLTKEEALALYTNETIDTLDLVHEAYQLRKHYYGHKVKLNMILNAKSGICPEDCGYCGQSRDMKVKTRYGLVSQEKITEGASVAHENNIGTYCIVMSGRGPSNREVDYIADTVKDIKQMHPQLKICACLGIANDDQAEKLKNAGVDRYNHNLNTSENYHSTVVSTHTYEQRVETVETMKKHQISPCSGVICGMGETSQDRIDMAFALKEIDADSIPINFLHPIKGTKFGDMDELTPMKCLRILALFRIVNPTKEIRIAGGREVNLKALQSTSLMIANSIFVGDYLITGGQPNKMDFDMISDMGFEIDYGNLVSEI, encoded by the coding sequence ATGAAGATAGCGAGTCGTATTTTAGAAGGTGAGTCCTTAACGAAAGAAGAAGCGTTGGCATTATATACAAACGAAACAATAGATACTTTGGATTTGGTTCATGAAGCCTATCAACTACGCAAACATTATTATGGACATAAAGTTAAGTTGAATATGATTTTGAATGCTAAAAGTGGTATTTGTCCTGAGGATTGCGGGTATTGTGGACAATCGCGTGATATGAAAGTTAAAACACGCTATGGCCTTGTTTCTCAAGAGAAGATTACAGAGGGGGCTAGTGTTGCGCATGAAAATAATATTGGTACGTATTGTATAGTCATGAGCGGTAGAGGTCCGAGCAATAGAGAAGTAGATTACATAGCTGACACTGTGAAAGATATCAAACAAATGCATCCACAACTTAAAATTTGTGCCTGTCTAGGCATCGCCAATGATGATCAAGCTGAAAAACTAAAAAATGCTGGTGTAGATAGATATAACCATAATTTAAATACAAGTGAAAATTATCATAGTACTGTAGTGTCTACACATACATATGAACAACGTGTGGAAACTGTAGAAACGATGAAGAAGCATCAAATTTCACCATGTTCTGGTGTGATATGTGGTATGGGAGAAACGAGCCAAGATCGTATAGATATGGCATTCGCTTTAAAGGAAATAGATGCTGATAGTATCCCCATTAATTTTTTACATCCTATTAAAGGAACTAAATTTGGAGATATGGATGAATTAACTCCAATGAAATGTTTACGTATTTTAGCATTATTTAGAATAGTTAATCCTACAAAAGAAATTAGAATTGCAGGAGGTCGTGAGGTGAATTTAAAAGCATTACAATCAACTTCATTAATGATTGCGAATTCAATTTTTGTTGGAGATTATTTAATTACAGGCGGGCAGCCAAATAAAATGGATTTTGATATGATTTCAGATATGGGCTTTGAAATAGATTACGGAAATTTGGTCTCAGAAATATAA
- a CDS encoding DNA/RNA non-specific endonuclease has product MKFIKVFFILILSAVILSGCDNNGHDVSLTDLKKWEKDIENVTHSVEQLVSSSTPDLKNTKEDQDLIGSQTNNENYAYINNNKTELNTTDQKKLKEKGNHKFWVEYPDLDGQGRAGQVTALVTSDAVHSHSSQVIQRPSFAYGVHVAGEYEDGIYNPMKQTWKGEHSNNKILQLDGYRGYIYNKSHSLAWSLGGDMETHNLTLGTRAQNVGTNRDSEGGGMGYSETQIRNAIHDQPQTKVYYQITPVYKGKELIPRGSHVRAYSINDDGQTINLNVWVSNTQKGVNINYDNGTYTKN; this is encoded by the coding sequence ATGAAATTTATCAAAGTTTTTTTTATACTCATCTTATCTGCAGTTATACTCAGTGGTTGTGATAACAATGGACATGATGTGTCACTTACAGATTTAAAAAAATGGGAAAAAGATATTGAAAATGTTACGCATAGTGTAGAACAACTTGTGTCTAGTAGTACACCAGACTTAAAGAATACGAAAGAAGATCAAGATTTAATTGGTTCACAGACAAATAATGAAAACTATGCGTATATAAACAATAATAAAACTGAGCTAAACACTACAGATCAAAAGAAATTAAAAGAAAAAGGCAATCATAAATTTTGGGTAGAATATCCTGATTTAGATGGTCAAGGGAGAGCAGGACAGGTGACTGCATTAGTTACGAGTGATGCTGTACATAGTCATTCATCGCAAGTGATACAACGTCCGTCTTTTGCTTATGGCGTACATGTTGCTGGGGAATATGAAGATGGTATCTATAATCCAATGAAACAAACTTGGAAGGGCGAACATTCAAACAATAAAATACTGCAATTAGATGGTTATCGTGGATATATTTATAATAAGTCACACTCATTGGCTTGGTCGTTAGGTGGGGATATGGAAACGCATAATTTAACACTAGGCACACGCGCACAAAACGTTGGTACAAATAGAGATAGTGAGGGCGGCGGTATGGGTTATTCAGAAACACAGATTAGAAATGCAATACATGACCAGCCACAAACTAAAGTGTACTATCAAATCACCCCAGTGTATAAGGGGAAGGAATTAATTCCTAGAGGTTCTCATGTAAGAGCATATTCTATAAATGATGATGGCCAGACGATTAATTTAAATGTTTGGGTATCAAATACACAAAAAGGTGTTAACATTAACTACGATAATGGTACATATACGAAAAATTAA
- a CDS encoding amino acid ABC transporter substrate-binding protein translates to MKKLLYSIITLILVLALAACGNGNSNKKDSDSKHKTASEDKTFIVGTEGTYAPFSYHDKKDKLTGYDVEVMKAVAKEMGYKVKFKETQWDSMFAGLDSGRFNVIANQVGINKERKEKYKFSEPYTYSEAVLVVNKNNKNIKSFDDVKGKKLAQTFTSNYGKLAKSKGAEITKVDGFNQSMDLLQSNRVEGTFNDNISYLDYKKQKPNAKVKVIEGNAEKSQSALTFSKKEDDKTIEKVNKAMKKLKDNGELEKISKKWFGEDVSKS, encoded by the coding sequence ATGAAAAAATTATTATACAGTATAATAACATTAATATTAGTTTTGGCACTTGCTGCATGTGGAAACGGTAATTCGAATAAAAAAGATAGCGATAGTAAACATAAAACAGCGAGCGAAGACAAAACATTTATAGTAGGTACGGAAGGCACATATGCACCATTCTCATACCATGACAAAAAAGATAAATTAACAGGTTATGATGTAGAGGTTATGAAAGCTGTAGCAAAAGAAATGGGATATAAAGTGAAGTTCAAAGAAACACAATGGGACTCAATGTTTGCCGGATTAGATTCTGGACGTTTTAATGTCATTGCAAACCAAGTTGGTATTAATAAAGAGCGCAAAGAGAAGTATAAATTTTCAGAGCCATATACGTACTCAGAAGCTGTATTAGTTGTAAATAAAAACAATAAAAATATTAAGTCATTCGATGATGTTAAAGGCAAAAAATTAGCACAAACGTTTACATCAAATTATGGAAAACTTGCTAAATCTAAAGGCGCAGAAATTACAAAAGTTGATGGCTTTAACCAATCAATGGATTTATTACAATCCAACAGAGTAGAAGGTACATTTAACGACAATATTTCATATTTAGATTATAAAAAGCAAAAACCAAACGCTAAAGTTAAAGTCATCGAAGGGAATGCTGAGAAGAGCCAATCAGCTTTAACATTCAGTAAAAAAGAAGATGATAAAACAATCGAAAAAGTAAACAAAGCAATGAAAAAATTAAAAGATAATGGTGAATTAGAAAAAATAAGTAAGAAATGGTTTGGCGAAGATGTTTCTAAATCTTAA
- a CDS encoding amino acid ABC transporter permease, giving the protein MFLNLNDEQQHAIDAAGQAFIPMLEGLVKYSIPITLVTFVFGLIIALLTALMRISTSRVLRGIARFYISVIRGTPMIVQLFIIFYGIPELGRLITNDSENQWTLAPVIAAIIGLSLNVGAYASEIIRGGIMSIPKGQTEAAFSIGMNYRQTIQRIILPQAIRVSVPALGNTFLSLIKDTSLLGFILVGEMFRKSQEVASTTYEYLTIYILVALMYWVVCFIISIVQNFYESYLERGYRS; this is encoded by the coding sequence ATGTTTCTAAATCTTAATGATGAACAACAACATGCAATAGATGCAGCAGGTCAAGCGTTCATACCGATGCTTGAAGGGTTAGTAAAATATTCTATACCAATTACGTTAGTGACATTTGTATTTGGTTTGATTATTGCATTACTTACAGCCTTAATGCGTATTTCAACAAGCCGAGTTTTAAGAGGAATAGCACGTTTTTATATTTCAGTCATTAGAGGTACACCAATGATTGTTCAATTATTCATTATCTTTTATGGTATTCCAGAACTCGGTAGGTTGATCACAAACGATTCCGAAAACCAATGGACTTTAGCACCGGTGATTGCAGCGATTATAGGTTTATCTTTAAATGTAGGTGCATATGCCTCAGAAATTATACGTGGTGGTATCATGTCTATCCCTAAAGGGCAAACAGAAGCGGCCTTTTCTATAGGTATGAATTATCGACAAACCATTCAACGTATTATTTTACCTCAAGCGATTAGAGTATCTGTGCCAGCGTTGGGTAATACTTTTTTAAGTTTAATTAAAGATACTTCGCTGTTAGGATTTATATTAGTTGGTGAGATGTTTAGGAAATCACAAGAAGTTGCTTCGACGACTTATGAGTATTTAACGATATATATCCTAGTTGCTTTAATGTATTGGGTTGTATGTTTTATCATT